From the Juglans microcarpa x Juglans regia isolate MS1-56 chromosome 3D, Jm3101_v1.0, whole genome shotgun sequence genome, the window TATGCACTTTGAAATTACTTCTCAAGAGAATAGCGACTGATGCAAGGAATGTCCGTGTTAAAGGAATTGAAGTTAGCAATTGCTTCATTCCATACATTCCTCCTAAGGGCTGAATCATACTGGTCAACAAATTACTTCAGCGTAGTTATAGAGTGAACCTAGTcgtcaaaaaatgcattcattctTTCACTCCGCTATGTGGTTGACATTCCTGCCCAGAATGTGTCTCTAACATAGGCCAGCACCCAATAATGTTAATCACTATACAATGATACTAATCATGCATTCTCATACAAATCATATGTATCGAGCATACTGAACCAATGTTCATCAAACTCATGCTGAGTGAAAGAGTCATACACGCACCTATGTAGGGTACTCTTGATTTCCCTATATCGACAATGTGAGCCAAAATTTCTCATGAAACTTTTTCATTATATGTCACAAGTAGAATCGATAACTAGAAGTTGGAAACACCTTCAAGATTACAATTTTCATGGCTTTGTTTTGGTCTGTAATGATTGCATTTAGCGGTTGGTTATTTATACATTGCAACCATGACTAACCACTCGAATGTGTCTGCGTCCTCACTGGATATCAATCCTCACCAGAGAATGATTGACTCCCATGGTAGTTCACACCCACAAACGGTGCAAAATGCATTTTATACGCATTAGTTAGATATGTTGTATTAAATGTAATCACCTTACCGAATGATTCATACACAGCTCTACTCCGGGCATCTTCCCAGAACAAATTCTTTAACCGCATCTTATTGTCAACGTGAATCTTATAATAAAACTCCAAATTTCTATTTTGCATATTTTCGAAATAGTTACATAGAGCTACACTACCTCTAACCCCGAGGCAAAGTCGTTGTATTTTGTCAATATAGTTTCGACACTCCTTCCCAAATGTTATATTCTCATAACCCCCCCACTTCAACAACCACAAACTTAAAACTTTTGGACAAACTTATTTATGCCCCGTCATTTATTTCAAGCCTCTTAGCGACATGAGCATCAATCTTCTTAAAACATCTGAAATGTCTTGCCTTCCTCGGACTACATGCGTGTGTGTGATCCAATATCACCTTAGATATAGTATATTCACCTTCAACATTGAATACCGCATTAATCCTAGCCTTACACCCCACCTTTACTATTTGTCTTAGTTTCATAATATTGGCAACCGTACTCTTCGATGTGCCTCATTGCACGCTTGCCAAGCAAAACCATCTTACCGTCCCATCGTCAACCTGTCTAATATTCCTTTTGGATACTCTAAACCCCTTCTTCTTACCATACTTTATATAGTAAGCATGCACTTCTTCtacagatgaaaattacattctaACCGTAGGTTCTTCAATAGTTCATCACCTCCAATCTCCTTATCAATTTCTACCCCATCACACTcattatttgaaaattctatGTCGGCATTTATTGCAACGTTCAAATTGTCTACAAATATACAACATGTGAAAcaagaatattaaaataaagctttataaaaatagttttaatacGAGAGCTAGAGATgaatatataatgaaataaacatTATGACATCTCTGCTGAAAATAGTGTACACCGAGAGAAACAATACATGGGCGATATCAATGTTGAAAATAGTGACCATTGCAATCAAGAAGATGGTATATATCAATGTTTGTGGGTAGTGACCATTGCATTACATTGTACACCGAGAGATCATTTCcatttctattttcaattttcacaaaCATGTCAACTACAATCCCTTTTTTAACAAATGTCTCCATCATTCTATTTTCATTCCCTTCTTTAGTACAATAAGTAAGGATCATAACAATACTACTGCAACATAactcagaagaaaaaaaaaatccagacaaaaaaaaaaaaaagaatgggacGTTCAGCCTCCCTAGTGCAGGGGAAACtgagaaagaaacaaataaaaccaagaCCTTGGAGATTCCATCGGAGAGATGCCCGAGAGGGGAGCACGAACTGGTGTGGCTGGAACTCATGGGGCTGGGGACGGCGAAATGGTGGGTCTAGGGAGGGCGAAGTCGATGAGTctagggaggaaaaaaaaaagttatggccGGAGATGAGGTCGGAGATGGAGAGGAGGGGAGATGAGGTCGGAGAGGAGCTTGGTTGAGACGGGGCCAGTATTGGGTTGATGGGCGAGAAGGAGAGTGTGCGGGAAGTGATTGTGTTTCGTTGCTTTCCttgtgttttaaaatgaataaagagaaattctatacTCCATACTAGGAGTCGAGTACCATCCCACTCGGCTGACATGGCATGTATAGTAACACGTGtttagttaaaaaattttaaattttttttacttcattgcCCCTTTCGAATTTCACTTCATTGCCCTAACACACTTTGCTCCTTTCTTCCCCTCCAGACGCCCCTAACCCAAACCTCCACCCCATTTCCATGTTTGCCGACACTTTCATTATTCTACTTAATGAGTATAATCTCAAGAATGTAGGTGCGATTGAAGAAAAGTTACGCCGAATCCAAGAAGAATGGATAGCTCGTGGGATTGGCTGGTATTCACTTcgtttgctctgctctgctcttcTTCTTCGGACGCATTTGGCATGGTGCgtatttacatattatataagTAGTGGGCTCccctttttaataaaaaggtaAGGATTAATGGTTCcctttgtttctgttttttgaCTTTTCAACGTGTAGTTCTTCCTTCCTGTATCCTTGTGTAAGTGAGTAGTATTGAAGAGGTTGCTTTGGGCATGGATGAGGTTTGGTAGTCCAATCTTGCtattcttttcctttattttttcctgttattttctttttcataactTAATATGGTTTTGTTTTTGGCAAAAATTGGAAGATAAATTCGTTAGATTAATCCTATTTGCAGTTATGTGAATCTGAAACTATGAGATAGTGGTAATTTTTTCTTGCTATGCAAATCCTATTTGCGGCTATTTTAGCAAACATCACCTACAAGCATAGGCTATGAGATAGTGGTAATTTATAACTTgatcttgttcttgattattGATTCTTGATCTGATTTCTTTTCTGCTCTTTATGTTTCTTTTCAATCTTATATTTATGCAGTTTCATTTCTTGCCAGCAACCCCTTGTAGAGACCTGAATTGGCTCTTGTGACATATTAACAGTGTTTACCCAAAAAGTTTTATGCGGATTGGGAAGATTAACGCTGAAGAGATAATACAACTATCAGTTTTAGAGCAAGCTAATAGAAGAGTGATGACAAGAGTGATGGCATGATCAAAGATGATAGCAGTGGGTATTTGTAAAGATGTAAAGATGATAGGGAATGTTTGCTATTTTAGCTGTGGTTGATCTTGTAGTTGTTAGCTAACTTTTAGACCATGAGACCAAATGATATGGTCTGGGTTGGCATTGTAAGTTCAAAGATGATgttttatgttatatgttgTTATATGTTAAACAAATGGAtccattttcttgtttttgatGTGCTGAAATATGATGTAATTTATAATGAATGTAATGATAGTTGGTTTGCACTTGATCAATTGTGGATGGAATAGACATATATCTAATGAGAATTTTAGCAACATTCATATACAAAGATGGCCAAATAGTGCCACTTTTCCCATTGTCTAGACAAAGTGATCAGATTCTCAGCTCATAAATTGTCAAAGAAAGAGTTGTTCAAATAACACTTTGAATAATACtttctttacatatttttgCATCCACATCATCCaacaaaaacttttttacaaaaattacttCTACATCATATAACAAAAgtgaaattacaaaataatggtcactatctttttttatatcCATGGTGTCACTGCCATTTCTAACAAAAGTTTCATTACAAAACAATGGTTACTATCTTTCTTTATATCCATAATGTCATTGCCATCTCtaacaaaagtttttttaataaaataatggttctGTCGCTACCTTTCTCTTGATTATCCATGTCTTTGCCCtgccataattttttttggaattaaaaaACAGTGTTAGTGTCAAAGAAGGCTacaaagctttaaaaaaaacaacattaatcTTGTTACCTAAAAATCCAAATTGTCCTGAGTGGCAAAACAAATGTTTCTTTTTGCAGCTATCATAGTCACTGGGGAGTCACTCAAGTTCAGTTGAACTTGGGATACTTGGCTTGTCTACAaggcagaaaataaaaataatcaaacataaactaagatttaatatataagtattaaatgtaaaaatttaCCTGATCATGCTGAACaaattttctcttttgcttGTCATTCTTGTCACTTCCAGATTTGCTTGTTGCTCGTGGTTTCTTTACTGCTTTCTCTACCGTAGACATCTTTCGCTTTGATGGTAGTCTCCCTTTACCTCGAACTACGAGAGGGCTTATCACTTTACTATTTTGCCCCACCAAACCATCACTTCTATGTAAAACCTCGTTACAGTTGGATGAGACATTCAGTATGTGTTGTGAAAGTTGAGAAGATGTACACTTCAACGCACGATACTTCTATTTTAACATATCAATGTGTTTCATCACGTCCAAATAATGCTCCACCTCTGTAGATGTCATCGATGCtagttcaaaaaaattattacacaTTTTCTCATATCTTTGTCCAACAGGGTTGCCACTCAAGTCATCGTAACTACTCTTAATAAGAGAATATCTACACTTGATATCTTTCCTCCATCTATCAAGTATGTATATAGGTGGCAATGAAATCACTTTTCTCATAGTCAGAACAGTGATTGAATGTCTACACAAAATTCCCCTAAACTCAAACAAACCACAAGTACACTTCACCTCACATTCATTTTCATtgaagtaaacaaaaaaaaatgacttcCTTGATAAAATTGTCATCAATTTTCACCTCATCGGCCACTGTGTAGGTAAAAATGGCACCTTCATTTTGAAATAACATGCAATGATAGTATAGCTTCCCTCTAAACTCCTCCTGTACctctttatattttgcaatggTATAAACATCTTGAAATTTATTCTCAATAGGGTAATGAGTGATACAAGGTATTACACTATTAAAAGAACTGAAATCTGCTTGGACCTCGTTCTCAACCTTCCTCCTTAGAGCATTGTTGAATTGGTCGACAAATTCTTTCAATGTTGTGCTTGAGTGTACATAGTCATCAAAGAAAGCATTCATACTTTCACTACGCTGTGTAGTTGTCATACCAGCCCAAAATGTGTCTTTGACATATACAGGGACCCAATGCATCCGCTCGTTATATAATGAACTCAACCATGCATTCTCTTGAAGATTGTAAGCGTTAAGTACATTTTGCCAATTTTGTTCGAACTCTATACACGTTTGAGAATCATACACTGCTGTCTGAATGTCACTCTTCATAGCATGGTATTGCCCTAGTGACCGAAGGTTctctgaaatttttttcattatgtgCCACAAGCAAAATCTGTGTTGTTCACATGGAAATACTTTTGCTATGGCCGATTTCATAGCCCTGTCTTGATCGGTTATTATTGCTTTGGGTGCACGGTTATTCATGCATTTCAACCACTCCTCAAACAACTAGACAAAAGTCTCTGTATTCTTACTGGATATCAACCCCGCCCCCAAAAGTATAGATTGACCATGATGATTAACCCCCACGAAGGGAGCAAACGGCATCCCGTATCTATTAGTCTTGTATGTGGTATCAAACGTAATGACATCGCCAAAATACTTGTATGATGCCCTTCTTCTTACATTAGCCCAAAACACGTTCTTTAGCCTGTAATCACTATCCATATCTATGCTATAGAAGAAAccatcattaattttttacatcCTACTAAAATACTCACAAAGAGCTTCTGCGCCGCCTTTTCCAAGATGAAGATGTcttgttttttaaatgaaatttctACAATCCTTTTCTACAAATGGTAAGTTCTCATACCCCCGGCCTCAACAACCAATGAATTAAAATTCTTACTCATTGTGATTCCAGCTCTATCATTCCACTCAAGCCTTCTTTTCATGACTGGGTCCATCTGCTTGTTGCATTTAAAAAACCTTACTTTTCCTGGACTGAAATCGTGATTATGCTCAAGCACAACAGTGGTCAGAAACCACTTCCCATCAACGCTTGACTGGGCATTGATCTTCGCCTTGCAATCTGTTTTCGTTGTTGGCATTGGCTTGATAATGTTACTTGAAgtggtcttttcttttttttaccttGACGAACGCAAGCAAATGTGACGTATTTGACAGTCTCATCTGCTTCTTTCTTACAACCTTTTTGAACAACACCAAATCCCCTTTGATTGGCATACTGCTTATAGTGTAAAAAAATGTCATCACTAGACCCAAAAATCATGCCTGTCTTTGGCTCCTCAACATTTTTGTCgtctataattttatactttatAGGAGCATCCTCCGCTTTATCATGAAACTCTGAATCGTATACAATTTGAACCTCATCTGCAttagtcaaataaaaaaaaattactcaaaaaCTATGGattcaaaatatttccaaaaaaataaaaaataaaaagacaaaataagCCTAATAACTCATCCACTGGGTCAACTTGGAGGGCTAAAGAGTTGTTAGAAGTTATCTGTGTAACTTGATAAGTATCCCCACATTCATCCataatccaaataataaatgcaaatgagagtattttgagtaagcattaaaaaaaaaaagtgctataCCAActaacaaattaagaaaaaaaatgaatattggAAGAAAAATCAGTTTCTCAAAGTACCAAGCTCTTGTCTCGAGTCTAATAAGTATCTTAACAATTCCTGTGTGTAACTTAAGAAGAAAGTAATTGGGCTTGAGTTTTCTATCTTGATTCAAACAATCTTATGAACCTAATCTTGTTTATAGTGCTTGAAaacttttaaagaaaacagGGTATAAACAAAGTGTTATTAAAGATGTCCCATTTCAGCCAATCACTGGGTATGAACAAGCATTATTAAATTCATGGATGCTATGAACAAATTAAATCTCTAGGACATGAACAAAAATAGggcaaaaaacatatatatgattagttaaaaaaagTTTGGACTAAATGGTACGTACTAGTGGATAAGCCCAACGCCGATAGCTAGAAAATGTCACCAGCGAGCAATGAAGGATGTGATGGCGACAGGAGCAATGGGTGTCTTCTTTGCGTCAAAAAAATTGCTCTGAATGGCTTGGTAGAGTAGAGCATCGATGGAGGTTTTTAGGAATGTTTGGAGGGAAAAATAGTGACAGGAGGCTTAAGCAAGAAATGGAAGTCAAAAAGGCACCGTTACTGTacataggattttttttttccttctgacATAGCACATGTTAATAAGCACATCACCACGTCAGCAAGTGGGGGTGTTACAAAGCACATCACGTCAACAAGTGGGATGGTAGTCGGCTCATGGTATGGAGTATAGCAGAACTCATGAATAAATTGTGCAAATGTGTAGGGCCACGTTGAGCGGGATATAAGAACAGGACTTAAGAGCGGGGCCAATAGCATTTCCCAATccaaaataagtaataaataagtttcactaaaaaaataattttgagatttcaatgtaagaacaagaaaatatataaataaaccaaTCATatggtaccttttttttttataatattcacAAAACGCTTACATGTTACCCACTAAgaagtacttaaaaaaaatgagaagtgttagatttataaaaaaagaatcttaaaaataataatttgcaaattgatataatttattatgttacGCTAATAGAAAATGCTGGAGGTAATTGGGAGGGGAATCTTCGGGGAACTGTGGCTAATGTGTATAAATTAAAACGCCACTATATCATTCAACTGGTCAAAATGGTGCATTCAGTCCACCGAATCCCTTTGTCTTCCCCCGAATCCTCTTTTCCCTTCGTCTTCCCCATCCTTTCCTCTTCGTCTTCCCCACCATTTCCCCCACTCTCCATTTGAGATCTGAAATACTATTTGCATAAGGAACACCCTGAGATCAgtaaaagggagaggaagagaataTGCAGGTTGATGGACTACTGGAAGTTGTCAGCGGAAGCCTGCTGGCATGCAGTTCAAAATGAGCGGCTTCCTTTGCGAGTTGTAGTGCAGGTCCTTTTCTTCAAGCAGCTTTAGAGCTACCACATATGCGGGAAACAACACACCTAAGCTTCCTTGTTCAGTTAGGGCCCTACTCCTTACTGGCTCTCATAGGAGTTCAAGGTCTACAATAATCAACATGGAGGAGGAATGGAATGTCGTGCCAATAGCTGAGGATATAAATGCTTTGAAAGGAGAGCTCACTACTTTGAGATTAGGCGGTCGAAAGGGTTCTTGTGAAGCAAACTATGCTGAAAGTCGTGTGGAAAAAGTTGCTGGAAATAAGACGAAAGATTTGGTCACGTCAAAGCTATTTTCATAGCTCTAGtcaagcaaagaaaaaaatggtgaaataAACAACTATGATACATCAGAAAGCCTTGGTTCCACCAATACAAATGAAACAAAGTCCACCTCCTTCCCGAAGTAGGAGGTAATTAGTATCGTAGTTACATACATGGTTTGTAAAATTAGAGTACAGATTTGGTGgccaatttataaaaattcaaaggcaaataaattattttatgttcttgcttattctcacaaaaaaaaaagagtgaattaGATTTGAAGCTCCACTTCAACGACCCACGAAGACGAACTGCTTTTCAAGTGGGTTAGAGTAATGTCGTCGACAAGCACAGAGTGGGTTAGATCTAAAGCATCTATTTTTTCTCCTCCCACAAAGATGACCCAGAGATCCAAATCTCTGCTTTCTCTCCACCACGAAGATGACCCCGCAACCAAAAAATGTCTACTTTTCCTCCTCAGGTCGTCGTGTTGTTTGAATCTatttacttcttttattttttttaataaatcgaCTGATGTGGCATACTGATTCCCCTGCAGCTCCCCACCCCGGTTGTACGTAGAATGATTCACATATTAAATCGCTTCAATATTGTAaaattgtttttgtaaaatttctttataaattaaatatttcttaaaaaaacataacattacTTAACAAGAAATATATGTAAGATTAATCATTCAAATACATGAAATTAGATTACCTCAATGAAAAATAGTTACTGATATATAAAAGCTACTTTAAAATATGAGGAAGTAATAGGTTTACATTTGCAAGTGTTCATTTAATTACTCTTTAGAGAGATTATGGAACGTAGAACATTTAAAAACCATTAAATTCTTCCAACGGTTCTCCGATTTGAGAGAGTAAAATGCTTATGATTAGCATATGATTATTTTCCAGATGGATACAAACCCTACAACTAAATGCTTTCTGGGCAATGTAGAATCAATAAGCTGCATGTGTCAGCTTGAAAGGCCAACTGCAAGAACAAGTTAAAGAAACTACAAGCAAATCTATAACCAAACATCCAAGACTTGTTCTGACAGAAGCTCaataaacttaatttaattttatgtcaAAGAAAGAAGATACTTATACATgactttcctttttctttacaCAGATGAATACATGCATTCAGTAGCTCTCAACAACAATCAGATATTCTCATTCAAACCACGTCACTTAAtgatatgcttttttttttttttgtggggggggATAAAAGGACAAAAATTACCTAGGGCCAGACAGCTCCATTGCTTCCACCACAAGTGAAGATTCttctataaaatttgaatatctTTGAGGAGGGTTTTCACAAGATCTAAACCCTGGCGTCTCGAGCTTCTGAGAGGCTTCCCATTTCTCAGCTAAGCCATCCCCTTCCAACATTTTTAGAACTTCCGACATTTTTGGGCGGCAAGAAGGATTGAATTGAGTACATAAGAGGGCAACCTGAACAATTTCTTCCAACTCAACCCTGTCAAATTTGCCCTTTAGATCCTTGTCTACCATTTGATTTAGTTTTCCCTCCTGGTGGAGCTTCTTAACCTGCACAAAGAGTTTTCCTGCAATGTAAGATGTATCTACAGCAAGGGTGAGCAAACTAAGCCACTAAAACTAATTTCCTACTCTCCCCAAGTCATGAGAGATTATTATCATGCTTGCATTGATGGGGATTTAATTTCAAGAGTAAAGTACAATGCAAATTACTTTTTAACTGTTCCATCATTTGTTTCAACGAGCTACCTTTGGATAAATATGAAGAAGAATGCAAAATAAGTCCTAGAAGTAATTAGTTtgaattaacaaataatatatcacatcagggccatgattttcattttcacaaacaaaTCGCTACAGACCtctgaaaaattttactttGCAAGATTATCGAAAATTACCAAGACACCCTGGACAGAGAGAAGGAGAAACacacagagagagggagagagacagagacagagagagagtaCCCAATCAAGCATTACACCTTTCTGATTTGCCGAGCGTCCGAAATCTAACGCCTTCTGACCTGTGATTAGCTCTAGGAGCAAAATCCCAAAGCCAAAGACATCAGTCTTTTCTGATGACTGGCCTGTTGACAAGTATTCTGGAGCTATGTGGCCAACAGTGCCACGCACAGCTGTGGTCACGTGAGATTCTCTGTGATCCAACAGCTTTGCCAACCCAAAATCTCCAACAACTGCCTCAAAGTCTTCATCCAGCAAAATATTTGCTGCTTTGACATCACGGTGGATAATTTTGGGGTCACATTGCTCATGCAAGTACACTAGCCCCCTTGCTGTACCTAAAGCTATTCTCTTCCGCATTGTCCAGTCTAAAGCTGGCCGCCCATGAACATGATCTGaaagaaaaacccaaaattATGTCATTAGTTTGAGCTGGTGCAAATCCCGGCTGCTTAGCAACGGAGGGCTGAACAGCTTACAAATTAACTGCTAAATTGGCTACAATAGCTACATTGGCttggaaataataaaaaaaaaaagaaatgaaatgtgTGATTAGCAATCAGATTAACGTGTCAAGGGAAGTGGTTCATTGAACTGAGACTTCTAATCAAACTTCTGAAAATGGGGGAAAATGTCAAGCTTTTATGTTGGACATGTTAGAAGGCTATAATTGGATGCATGGACAAGAATTTGAGTAgtaaatacaaaaatttaattaaatgcaagaaaaagttcagaatttcaacaattttgatGATAATGTAATATTGCATATGATTTTGCTGGTGCAGAATCAGGGTTTGGACCAATCTGGTACCTGATGTGCAGCGTTGGTAGCTAGATAGGTTAAAAAGATAACGGTAAGCAGCACCATAATGTGAGAAGGTAGGGTGGTAACAACGTAATCTGAGGCAATGGAGCCGATCATCATGGCATTTGAGGGTGTGCAAAGATTTGATTGCTGAGAGCAAAGGAAGCAAGATTTCTAAGGGGCTAGTGTATGCAGCAGGGAGCAAAGTTCCTAAGAACTAGTAGTGGACAAGGAAGTAGAGTTGGATTGTAGCTAGTGTACGTAGCAATAAGGTAAAGAAGGCAATGGTGGTGGCAACAACTTTCGTTCCTTATTAGAGGTAGCCAAAGGTTTCACAATTCTTTggtatgaaaaaaatacaaggGGGGATAAGAAAATAACCAACAACTAGTTCTCTGTTTGCTAACCTCTTAGTCGAGAGGCTACACTTCCATTGGGCATGTAAGGGTAAACAAGGAGCCGCTCATTTTCAGTCGAGCAGAACCCACAAAGCCTGAGTAGATTCCGATGGATGGCCAAACTAATCATCTCAACTTCTGTCTGAAATTGAATTTCACCAGCAGCTGCATTAAAGTCCTTTAGCCTTTTAACTGCCACCAGAGTTCCATCATTCAAGCATCCCTTGTATACAATCCCAAAACCACCTCTCCCTAGAATATTCTTTGAGCTGAAGTGGTCAGTTGCAGTACGAAGCTCCTTGAATGTATACCTTCTCAAATGGCCCAGGCATACCTCAGGGTCATATTGATCTGTTAAATGACACATTATAAGTGAGAATGCAAGGATAATCACACAGTCGTGAAAAGAACAACCTTAGATGCAGCATATCAGATTCCTATAGAGTTCAGAAAAACAATATAATCTTACAATCAACTGTGTTGATACACATTGAGCAAGACACCAAATACAGGATTGACAGCCCAACTATTACTTTATATTAAGGTGTAAAAATGGTAGTGAAAATTGTTTTTTGACATTCAAATTTCTCAATCTCTTCCTTGCTACACATttgaattctctctttttcttgattgcAGCAACAGAATAGTTTATTGATCGCTGAAGCAGTGACTCAGATTCTCAAATTCTGTCCACAAATTGCCTAATATCAACTCACTCTAAATCCCAAGGTTTTATAACAAGATATTACAAAAGCTTGACATACTTTCAGCCGCATATGGAATAATTatggagaaaaataatattcagcCAGGTAGCATTTTAGGAAACTGAAAAATGAACACTCTTCGAAAGCATGAGAACAAAAAAACACTTACTGATGAAATTCCACACAAATACTGAAATGGGTGTTAAATATATTCCATTTGTCTAGTTGTAACAGCTAGAAATCGCAACTTTACacacaaaatttcaaaacagtcGAGATTTTTCAGCGAAACATGCATCCATGTGTGCACCCTTTGAAATACACAATATAACTAATAGACTTTTCCAAAGTAATAAAGGGCTCACTGAAGCtacaaaaaattatgaaatgtgACATTTCCAGTTGATGAACATCATGTCCAGATCAGTGTCAAAAATAACATTGCATATAGTTTGAAGAATGAGAGAGCTATAAGACCATCTGCGTTAGTGAAACTGATATACTaagaaatggaaaatgaaatatataaagcTACTAACCATTTACATCGAAGAAAATCTGCTGGTTGTGTCTGTAGCGCCACCAAACAACTAACCCAACAAcaagaatgatgaaaaaaacAGAACCAAAACTTGCACC encodes:
- the LOC121255174 gene encoding protein FAR1-RELATED SEQUENCE 4-like, yielding MESGGNGGEDEEERMGKTKGKEDSGEDKGIRWTECTILTNEVQIVYDSEFHDKAEDAPIKYKIIDDKNVEEPKTGMIFGSSDDIFLHYKQYANQRGFGVVQKGCKKEADETVKYVTFACVRQDCKAKINAQSSVDGKWFLTTVVLEHNHDFSPGKVRFFKCNKQMDPVMKRRLEWNDRAGITMSKNFNSLVVEAGDMDSDYRLKNVFWANVRRRASYKYFGDVITFDTTYKTNRYGMPFAPFVGVNHHGQSILLGAGLISSKNTETFV
- the LOC121256448 gene encoding protein NSP-INTERACTING KINASE 3-like is translated as MERSSLMLWKVGLLVLALIETSSATLSPTGINYEVVALMAIKTDLVDPHNVLENWDINSVDPCSWRMVTCSADGHVSALGLPSQSLSGTLSPKIGDLTNLQYLLLQNNAISGPIPTTIGKLEKLQKLDLSNNTFSGEIPSSLGGLKNLNYLRLNNNSLTGPCPESLSNIEGLTLVDLSFNNLSGNLPKISARTFKIIGNPLICGAKANNSCSAVFPEPLSFSPDALKGQSDSERKSHHVAIAFGASFGSVFFIILVVGLVVWWRYRHNQQIFFDVNDQYDPEVCLGHLRRYTFKELRTATDHFSSKNILGRGGFGIVYKGCLNDGTLVAVKRLKDFNAAAGEIQFQTEVEMISLAIHRNLLRLCGFCSTENERLLVYPYMPNGSVASRLRDHVHGRPALDWTMRKRIALGTARGLVYLHEQCDPKIIHRDVKAANILLDEDFEAVVGDFGLAKLLDHRESHVTTAVRGTVGHIAPEYLSTGQSSEKTDVFGFGILLLELITGQKALDFGRSANQKGVMLDWVKKLHQEGKLNQMVDKDLKGKFDRVELEEIVQVALLCTQFNPSCRPKMSEVLKMLEGDGLAEKWEASQKLETPGFRSCENPPQRYSNFIEESSLVVEAMELSGPR